A DNA window from Legionella sp. MW5194 contains the following coding sequences:
- the ftsA gene encoding cell division protein FtsA → MAKKSEKNIITGLDIGTSKVVALVGEITADGTIEVIGIGRHPSRGLKRGVVVDIEATVNSIQRAVQEAELMAGCEVRTVFAGIAGSHIRSLNSHGIVAIRDQEVSQADVERVIDAAKAVAIPADQKILHILPQEFIIDNQGSIREPAGMAGVRLEARVHIVTGAVSAAQNIAKCVRRCGLEVSDIILEQLASSHAVLTDDEKELGVCLIDIGGGTTDIVVFAEGAIQYTAVIPIAGDQVTNDIAMALRTPTKAAEAIKVKHACAMPELASANEMIEVTSMNDNRPGRKISAKALSDVVSARYEELFTLVRNELRRSGFEQRLAAGMVMTGGGSSVMGAIELAEMCFEMPVRHGCAHHVSGLAEATVNPSLATGVGLLLHGYQQQYEGGYAVPALNVSGKGLWSRMREWFQGNF, encoded by the coding sequence ATGGCAAAAAAATCAGAAAAAAACATCATCACCGGTTTGGATATTGGCACCTCAAAAGTTGTTGCCTTAGTGGGCGAAATCACGGCTGACGGAACCATCGAAGTCATTGGCATAGGGCGCCACCCTTCACGCGGCCTCAAACGAGGCGTGGTGGTGGACATTGAGGCCACGGTCAATTCCATTCAGCGCGCCGTCCAGGAAGCAGAATTAATGGCGGGTTGTGAAGTCCGCACGGTGTTTGCCGGAATCGCCGGCAGCCATATCCGCAGCCTCAATTCGCATGGCATTGTCGCCATCCGCGATCAGGAAGTGTCGCAGGCGGATGTCGAGCGGGTGATTGATGCGGCCAAGGCCGTTGCCATCCCCGCGGATCAGAAAATTCTCCACATCCTGCCCCAGGAATTCATTATTGATAATCAGGGGAGCATTCGTGAGCCCGCCGGCATGGCCGGTGTTCGGCTTGAGGCACGGGTTCACATTGTGACGGGTGCCGTCAGTGCCGCGCAAAACATCGCCAAATGCGTGCGCCGTTGCGGGCTTGAAGTCAGCGACATTATCCTTGAACAGTTAGCCTCCAGTCATGCCGTCCTAACGGATGACGAAAAGGAATTGGGCGTTTGCCTGATTGATATCGGCGGCGGGACAACTGACATTGTTGTTTTTGCCGAAGGGGCCATCCAGTACACGGCGGTCATCCCTATCGCTGGCGACCAGGTCACCAATGACATTGCCATGGCGTTGCGCACACCGACTAAAGCGGCAGAAGCCATCAAGGTTAAACATGCCTGTGCCATGCCCGAACTGGCCAGTGCCAATGAAATGATCGAAGTCACCAGCATGAATGATAATCGCCCTGGGCGTAAAATTTCAGCCAAGGCTTTGTCTGACGTTGTGTCCGCCCGTTACGAGGAATTATTTACCTTAGTCAGAAATGAATTGCGCCGCAGCGGGTTTGAGCAGCGCCTGGCGGCTGGCATGGTCATGACCGGTGGCGGCTCAAGTGTCATGGGGGCTATCGAGTTGGCAGAAATGTGTTTTGAAATGCCGGTACGTCATGGGTGTGCTCACCATGTGTCCGGGTTGGCAGAAGCGACAGTAAACCCTTCTTTAGCCACAGGAGTTGGTTTATTATTGCACGGATACCAACAGCAGTATGAAGGCGGTTATGCAGTTCCGGCATTGAATGTCAGCGGTAAAGGGCTCTGGTCTCGCATGAGAGAATGGTTTCAAGGTAATTTTTAA
- the ftsZ gene encoding cell division protein FtsZ, with amino-acid sequence MFELMESQDNSAVIKVVGVGGGGGNALEHMVAENIDGVEFICANTDAQALKNSNAKIHIQLGDNLTKGLGAGANPRIGREAAEEDRERIREVLEGADMVFITAGMGGGTGTGAAPVFAEVAKELNILTVAVVTKPFSFEGKQRALAAEEGIRRLAEHVDSLITIPNNKLLSVLGKNISLLNAFKAANNVLLGAVKGISDLITRPGLINVDFADVRTVMSEMGMAMMGTGSATGEQRARQAAEAAIASPLLEDVNFSGAKGILVNITAGLDMSIGEFEEVGDVVKEFISDDATVVVGTVIDPDMTDEMRVTVIVTGLGDSRPRGQQQSASSQQPAKSRFAESTRSDGSLDYHQLDRPAVIRKQASAPATTTSTKAVSESVPDVDYLDIPAFLRRQEEHVD; translated from the coding sequence ATGTTTGAACTAATGGAAAGCCAAGATAACAGTGCCGTCATTAAGGTTGTGGGTGTTGGCGGCGGCGGCGGTAACGCGCTGGAGCATATGGTCGCTGAAAATATTGACGGAGTCGAGTTCATTTGCGCGAACACCGATGCGCAGGCATTGAAAAATTCCAATGCTAAAATTCACATTCAGCTTGGTGATAATCTGACCAAAGGCCTCGGTGCCGGTGCCAATCCACGCATTGGCCGCGAAGCGGCAGAAGAAGACCGCGAGCGTATCCGTGAAGTCCTGGAAGGCGCAGACATGGTCTTTATTACGGCCGGTATGGGCGGTGGTACCGGTACGGGAGCGGCGCCTGTGTTTGCGGAAGTCGCCAAAGAATTAAACATCTTAACCGTGGCTGTGGTAACCAAACCGTTTTCGTTTGAAGGGAAACAGCGTGCCTTGGCGGCTGAGGAAGGCATTCGCCGGCTGGCTGAACATGTCGATTCATTAATTACCATCCCTAACAATAAACTGCTCAGTGTGCTTGGCAAAAACATCAGTTTGCTCAATGCCTTTAAAGCGGCCAATAACGTCTTGTTGGGGGCGGTAAAAGGGATTTCCGATCTGATTACCCGGCCTGGTCTGATTAACGTCGACTTCGCTGACGTTCGCACTGTGATGTCGGAGATGGGCATGGCGATGATGGGTACAGGCAGTGCCACAGGCGAACAGCGCGCCCGACAGGCCGCCGAAGCGGCAATTGCCTCCCCGTTGCTTGAGGATGTGAACTTCTCCGGGGCAAAAGGCATTCTGGTGAACATTACTGCGGGCCTTGACATGTCCATCGGCGAATTTGAAGAAGTGGGCGATGTGGTGAAAGAATTCATTTCCGATGATGCGACCGTGGTGGTCGGTACTGTGATTGATCCTGACATGACAGACGAAATGAGAGTGACGGTGATTGTAACAGGCCTTGGCGATTCACGTCCGCGCGGTCAACAGCAATCGGCCTCAAGCCAACAACCGGCCAAATCCCGTTTTGCAGAGTCTACCCGCAGTGACGGATCCCTGGATTATCACCAACTGGATCGTCCGGCGGTGATTCGCAAGCAGGCTTCAGCCCCTGCAACCACCACGTCAACCAAGGCCGTATCGGAGTCTGTACCGGATGTTGATTACCTTGATATACCAGCGTTTCTTCGTCGACAAGAAGAGCATGTTGATTAA
- the lpxC gene encoding UDP-3-O-acyl-N-acetylglucosamine deacetylase codes for MIKQRTPKKVIQATGVGLHSGEKVLLTLRPAPINTGIVFRRTDLNPPVEIPASYDNVGDTMLCTSLHRNGVKVATVEHLLSALAGLGIDNAYVDVNAPEIPIMDGSAAPFVFLIQSAGIREQSAAKRFIRILKPIRVEDKDKYVQFLPYNGYKISFTIDFDHPAFNGRPQKASFDFSDTSYVKEVCRARTFGFLSDYEKLRENDLAKGGSMDNAIVVDDYRVLNDDGLRFEGEFVAHKVLDAIGDLYLLGCGLIGAFEGYKSGHELNNRLLRELMVRQDAWEYTYFDAENYQPAVVPDFFPVEA; via the coding sequence ATGATAAAACAAAGAACTCCTAAGAAAGTAATTCAAGCAACAGGTGTAGGCTTGCATTCAGGCGAAAAAGTTCTTCTTACTCTGCGCCCGGCACCCATCAATACCGGTATTGTTTTCAGACGCACTGATTTAAACCCACCCGTTGAAATCCCTGCTTCCTACGACAACGTGGGCGACACCATGCTCTGCACCTCGCTGCACCGTAACGGCGTGAAGGTTGCAACTGTTGAACACCTGCTCTCAGCTCTGGCTGGATTGGGCATTGATAATGCCTATGTGGATGTCAATGCACCGGAAATCCCCATCATGGATGGCAGCGCGGCGCCCTTTGTCTTTTTAATTCAATCCGCAGGAATCCGTGAACAAAGCGCCGCCAAGCGTTTTATCCGTATATTGAAACCCATTCGCGTGGAAGACAAGGACAAGTACGTGCAATTTTTGCCGTACAATGGCTATAAAATCTCATTTACTATCGATTTTGATCATCCGGCATTTAACGGCCGACCGCAAAAAGCGAGCTTCGATTTTTCCGATACGTCCTATGTCAAAGAAGTATGCCGCGCCAGAACCTTTGGCTTCTTGTCCGATTATGAAAAATTGCGTGAAAATGATTTGGCAAAAGGCGGGAGTATGGACAATGCCATCGTGGTTGATGATTACCGCGTGCTCAATGATGACGGCTTGCGCTTCGAGGGTGAATTCGTCGCTCACAAGGTTCTTGATGCCATTGGCGACTTGTATTTATTGGGATGCGGCCTGATTGGCGCGTTCGAGGGCTACAAATCCGGGCATGAATTAAACAATCGCCTGCTAAGGGAGTTGATGGTTCGCCAGGATGCCTGGGAATACACCTATTTTGATGCTGAAAATTACCAACCTGCGGTTGTTCCTGATTTCTTCCCTGTTGAAGCCTAA
- a CDS encoding DUF721 domain-containing protein: MRPVNQCLNKQLAALCEQSIKLNELNEKLKMYLSPSLHEHCSVGSFNRGCLVLALTAPAFATPLRYELPVLRDRLRKEAGFYQLLSIQIKIIEPEVKLSSSIPKKCRPLSDKSRAAIQQAGETCPYPPLKDALYKLAQDDKG, encoded by the coding sequence ATGCGTCCCGTTAATCAGTGCCTGAATAAACAACTGGCGGCTCTCTGCGAACAGAGCATAAAACTCAATGAATTAAACGAAAAGCTGAAAATGTATTTAAGTCCTTCGCTTCATGAGCATTGCAGTGTGGGTAGTTTTAATCGCGGCTGTCTGGTATTGGCACTCACTGCCCCAGCCTTTGCTACACCGCTACGCTACGAGCTTCCGGTGTTGCGCGATCGATTGCGCAAAGAGGCGGGGTTTTATCAGCTCCTCTCCATCCAGATTAAAATCATCGAGCCGGAAGTGAAATTAAGTTCATCTATCCCCAAAAAATGCCGTCCACTGTCTGACAAGTCGCGTGCGGCCATTCAACAAGCAGGAGAAACCTGCCCTTATCCGCCGCTTAAGGACGCACTTTACAAACTGGCGCAGGACGATAAAGGCTAG
- a CDS encoding PH domain-containing protein — protein sequence MKEKADTNVVYEAGLHLVLFFWPVMLALAGMLLGIEFEQLKVLSLFVVLFALAWIGITWVTYHFSSLTIKKKQVILRTGVLVRQTVDIPLTKIETIDIRQSILGSLLRYGSLVITGTGGTRYLINYLDKPLTCRRYIEQLMNEQ from the coding sequence ATGAAGGAAAAAGCCGATACGAATGTTGTCTATGAAGCAGGACTCCATTTAGTCCTTTTTTTCTGGCCTGTGATGCTGGCATTGGCGGGCATGCTTCTCGGTATCGAGTTTGAACAATTAAAAGTGTTGTCTTTGTTCGTTGTCCTTTTCGCCTTGGCCTGGATAGGGATTACCTGGGTGACTTATCATTTTTCTTCCCTGACCATTAAAAAAAAGCAGGTGATCTTGCGCACCGGTGTGCTGGTGCGCCAGACGGTAGATATTCCGCTGACTAAAATTGAAACCATAGACATTCGCCAGTCCATCCTGGGCAGTCTTTTACGCTACGGATCGCTCGTTATTACCGGAACAGGCGGAACACGCTATTTAATCAATTACCTGGATAAACCATTAACCTGTCGACGTTACATCGAACAATTAATGAATGAGCAATAA
- a CDS encoding phosphotransferase enzyme family protein produces MPTAAVSHWATPFLLEPLVLVIPLSQGLQHHNELLRLQDGSLWVAKLFASSTWLGPTHPEQLEFTEELAAVVATRLALTQRALRPHPAGFLIPVGNQVGVLKPYCPGKIHEQSSPHRAACSGRALAALHQLGFKHPKAQPFPAIEVDDASTLSWVCALIDECNQQRNHRDHEWVVSHRDLHSHNLVWQDNKHLCLLDWESAGLIHPLVELLGLALNCAGVVEHRFEASLYTAVLTGYYEHVSHRHKADDTLWHQIFHSWLLWYAYCLKQGKHQEAEAILATVNHLQKLLPSLKAIYTTISET; encoded by the coding sequence ATGCCAACAGCTGCCGTAAGCCATTGGGCCACCCCCTTTCTCCTTGAGCCTCTGGTGTTGGTAATCCCATTAAGTCAGGGGCTTCAGCATCACAACGAGTTACTGCGTTTACAGGACGGCAGCCTGTGGGTGGCCAAATTGTTTGCGTCATCAACCTGGTTAGGTCCCACCCATCCCGAGCAGCTTGAGTTCACAGAGGAATTGGCAGCGGTTGTAGCCACCCGTCTGGCGCTGACACAGCGTGCACTACGCCCGCATCCCGCAGGTTTTCTTATTCCGGTGGGCAATCAGGTCGGTGTGCTTAAGCCCTATTGCCCCGGCAAAATCCATGAGCAGTCATCACCCCATCGAGCAGCCTGTTCAGGCAGAGCGCTGGCTGCCCTTCATCAACTGGGATTTAAGCATCCTAAGGCGCAACCCTTTCCGGCCATCGAGGTTGATGACGCCTCCACCTTGAGTTGGGTTTGTGCACTGATTGACGAATGCAATCAGCAACGTAATCACCGTGACCATGAATGGGTCGTTAGCCATCGTGACCTTCACAGTCACAACCTGGTGTGGCAGGACAACAAACACCTGTGTCTGCTGGATTGGGAAAGTGCGGGTTTAATTCACCCGCTGGTGGAATTGCTGGGCCTTGCATTGAATTGTGCCGGCGTGGTAGAACATCGCTTCGAGGCGTCGTTATACACGGCAGTATTGACAGGCTATTATGAGCACGTATCGCACCGGCATAAAGCCGATGATACCCTGTGGCACCAGATTTTTCATAGCTGGCTTCTCTGGTATGCCTATTGTCTGAAGCAGGGCAAACACCAGGAGGCCGAGGCGATCCTTGCCACAGTCAATCATTTACAGAAATTACTTCCCTCTCTGAAAGCAATCTACACCACGATAAGCGAGACGTAA
- the ltaE gene encoding low-specificity L-threonine aldolase → MKRIDFRSDTVTQPTAGMMKAMMGAESGDDVFGEDPTVKMLESILAERAAMEAAVFAPSGTQTNLMAIMAHCERGDEYIVGQTAHTYVWEGGGAAVLGSVQPQPLDFETDGTLSLSKVALVIKPVEDHHPRSRLLCLENTLSGKALPLDYLKTIPSFCREHGLSAHLDGARVFNAVVHSGVELHEISRHFDSISICLSKGLGAPVGSVLCGSRELIGKARRWRKVLGGGMRQAGLLAAAGIYALEHHVARLQEDHDHALLLAEQLAGIESIQVESVATNVLFVKAAKNYPQLQAHLQSQGIVWPKNPNKSGQLRLVTHLDIDRDGIERTIQEVKKFYTQSRS, encoded by the coding sequence ATGAAACGAATTGATTTTCGAAGCGATACGGTCACCCAACCGACGGCCGGCATGATGAAAGCGATGATGGGCGCTGAGTCAGGCGACGACGTGTTTGGCGAAGATCCGACCGTTAAAATGCTTGAATCCATCCTTGCTGAGCGTGCCGCGATGGAGGCTGCTGTGTTTGCGCCCTCAGGTACCCAGACTAACCTGATGGCCATCATGGCGCATTGTGAGCGCGGCGATGAATACATAGTCGGTCAGACAGCACATACCTACGTGTGGGAGGGTGGAGGAGCTGCCGTATTGGGTAGTGTGCAGCCACAACCCCTTGATTTTGAGACGGATGGCACCCTGTCGTTGTCCAAGGTAGCCTTGGTCATCAAGCCAGTGGAAGATCACCATCCTCGCAGCCGGCTATTGTGCCTGGAAAATACCTTGTCCGGGAAAGCCTTGCCGCTGGATTACCTGAAAACCATTCCTTCTTTTTGCCGCGAACATGGCTTGAGCGCGCATTTAGACGGGGCTCGCGTGTTTAATGCGGTGGTGCATTCAGGGGTGGAACTGCACGAAATAAGCCGTCACTTCGATTCCATTTCCATTTGCCTGTCCAAAGGATTAGGGGCACCCGTAGGCTCCGTGTTATGCGGTTCCCGTGAGTTGATTGGTAAAGCACGGCGTTGGCGCAAAGTGCTGGGCGGTGGCATGCGACAGGCCGGATTGCTGGCGGCGGCCGGGATTTATGCGCTTGAGCATCACGTGGCGCGATTACAGGAGGATCATGATCACGCCCTGCTGCTGGCTGAGCAATTGGCAGGAATTGAGTCGATTCAGGTCGAGAGCGTCGCAACCAATGTCCTTTTCGTCAAAGCCGCTAAAAACTACCCGCAACTTCAGGCTCATCTGCAGAGCCAGGGCATCGTTTGGCCAAAAAATCCTAATAAAAGCGGCCAGTTACGTTTAGTCACCCATTTGGACATTGACCGTGACGGCATCGAACGCACTATTCAGGAAGTGAAAAAGTTCTATACTCAATCTAGGAGTTGA
- a CDS encoding DUF2845 domain-containing protein — MKRLMLLTGLLMALSPMAAEAMRCQQSLVYEGDTKFAVLKKCGEPLAKEIRDDRQLLLDAWGNPVGESIRQIEVWTYQNSPNEFVYELTFENGRVKSIDASRH, encoded by the coding sequence ATGAAACGATTGATGCTGTTGACTGGCCTGTTAATGGCGTTAAGCCCAATGGCGGCAGAGGCCATGCGTTGCCAGCAATCCCTGGTGTATGAAGGAGACACCAAATTTGCGGTACTTAAAAAATGCGGTGAGCCCTTGGCCAAAGAAATCCGTGACGATCGGCAATTGCTGTTGGATGCCTGGGGTAACCCGGTGGGTGAAAGCATCCGGCAAATTGAGGTTTGGACATACCAGAATTCCCCTAACGAGTTTGTCTACGAACTGACCTTTGAAAACGGCCGGGTGAAAAGCATAGATGCCAGCCGTCATTAG
- a CDS encoding ankyrin repeat domain-containing protein → MLKVTLMPTDLSPTHARDLQRFNQLKALILKRRAFEAAHPYPPYSLYKTDFNFTDVHGNSLLHYAAALGDMDKLRECLKNNIDIDRKNNLSQQAMHLALENGHLAAAQKLFMENADCSDVHLSQCQRNPEQTAWFKEAIEQWLKAAFPTTRNYLIPRCKGQFFRHKDDTRPASLTRAAEIGDTLFLKSIIKQHALPPAVVNPLLAIAAANGQLHTVKYLLEEAQAISAPGGTTALIEAVKNGHGPVIDYLLSRNVAINQQDILKNTALSYAITRHDKGTTERLLTLGATCLHENLIGDNLLHLAVKSGCPFLSDLLRLPGFADLRHHRNMYGFTPYDLAVLHQKDEWLPLLAEGQDLMSIKQNAAYGHPPVPIHQAAVLDNMLYRLKLNYRDTRYFDHDGHCHGFSFLHSLYADREDYYFATLSMMSRWNGREDDLFKPLDPTLPQAAWYKNLDELFEQWTNDLFWFQHSQLRTIDSLRQTDRQNQFDLIKGVTQENSQYLPLYVEPEHNRDEQGKPVNYARGEAELLEILSYLTRIPAGIHFEFIGDRHTTSAYNKKPHWLAYYDSNYTFKLHGNTHALAVSRKLIDWFKGAGDGANYFITAFCFQKDSYELQLSTFFVFDETEFPKSQAEALRFQQHSANQFTPLHMAVMTRSLPAIKRLLSDGFCDIHARDRSGRSAIKMALDSHFHDALGLFLTSPDTPLDELSGFIRQAYRTNENDILQAALAHPKARQLIALLLEAIQKEDLPLIQRLLSQTKMDVNQSVSGTLPLIEALQTGHEAIIQTLFNHGASLFMTCGHANTPLKVAFLSHSRCMDMVIARLNGNLHRLDVTGMAAIHHAAAQANAPALRKLISAGADVRQVTADDKTVFKLLGDSPWGIPEQRECYRLLISQYQFDLSSASDRQILQQLLVKLALSYDEQLYQLLLRQCSPEILNSLHINGQPFLHYLIHSRCLAPLALLLAHGAQVDPLSADGNTPLMALIQATNLPNRHKVIAMFIDFDAEITLKNKQGQCALELMQQSTDEHIRQMAEDARSESPLRMG, encoded by the coding sequence ATGCTTAAAGTTACCCTCATGCCAACAGACCTTTCGCCAACCCATGCCCGTGATTTGCAGCGATTTAATCAATTAAAAGCCCTGATCCTTAAACGGCGGGCCTTTGAAGCAGCCCACCCCTATCCGCCTTATTCCCTCTACAAAACCGATTTCAATTTTACCGATGTTCACGGTAATTCGTTATTGCATTATGCCGCCGCACTGGGAGACATGGATAAACTAAGGGAATGCCTTAAAAACAACATCGACATCGATAGAAAAAACAACCTCTCCCAGCAAGCCATGCATCTGGCTCTGGAAAACGGTCACTTGGCCGCAGCACAGAAGCTGTTCATGGAGAATGCGGATTGCAGCGATGTCCATTTAAGCCAATGCCAGAGAAATCCGGAACAAACCGCCTGGTTTAAAGAAGCGATTGAGCAGTGGTTAAAAGCCGCGTTCCCTACGACCAGAAACTATCTTATACCCCGCTGCAAGGGGCAATTTTTCAGACATAAAGACGACACCCGCCCTGCTTCATTAACACGTGCTGCTGAAATCGGCGATACGCTTTTCCTGAAGTCCATCATAAAGCAACACGCCCTACCCCCCGCCGTCGTTAATCCCTTACTGGCCATTGCGGCAGCCAATGGCCAATTGCACACTGTGAAATACCTGCTTGAAGAGGCTCAGGCAATCAGTGCACCGGGAGGAACCACGGCATTGATTGAGGCAGTAAAAAACGGCCATGGCCCTGTTATTGATTATTTATTAAGCAGGAATGTCGCCATTAATCAACAGGACATCTTAAAAAACACCGCCTTAAGTTATGCCATCACCCGCCACGACAAGGGCACCACTGAGCGATTACTGACGCTTGGCGCAACCTGTCTGCACGAGAACTTAATCGGGGATAACCTTCTTCATCTTGCCGTGAAAAGCGGCTGTCCTTTTTTAAGCGACCTGCTTAGGCTACCGGGCTTTGCGGATCTGCGTCATCACAGGAACATGTATGGGTTTACCCCCTATGATCTTGCCGTTTTGCATCAGAAGGATGAATGGCTGCCCTTGCTGGCAGAAGGACAGGATTTAATGTCGATTAAACAAAACGCGGCTTACGGCCATCCCCCGGTCCCTATCCATCAGGCAGCGGTATTGGATAACATGCTTTACCGTCTGAAGCTCAACTACCGTGATACCCGTTATTTTGATCACGACGGCCACTGCCACGGGTTTTCCTTTCTCCATTCCCTTTATGCGGATCGCGAGGATTATTATTTTGCCACCTTAAGCATGATGAGTCGCTGGAATGGCCGCGAGGACGATTTATTCAAGCCGCTGGATCCGACCCTGCCCCAGGCTGCCTGGTATAAAAACCTGGATGAGTTGTTTGAACAATGGACGAATGATCTTTTCTGGTTCCAACACAGCCAACTACGAACAATTGATTCGTTGCGGCAAACGGATCGCCAGAACCAATTTGATCTCATTAAGGGAGTTACACAGGAAAACAGCCAGTATCTTCCCCTCTATGTGGAACCTGAACACAACCGCGATGAACAGGGAAAACCGGTTAATTATGCGCGAGGCGAGGCGGAACTTCTGGAAATTCTGTCCTACCTGACTCGCATACCTGCCGGCATTCACTTTGAATTCATCGGTGACCGGCATACCACGTCCGCTTATAATAAAAAGCCCCATTGGCTGGCTTATTACGACAGCAATTATACCTTTAAATTGCATGGAAATACGCACGCCCTGGCAGTCAGCCGAAAATTAATCGACTGGTTTAAAGGCGCAGGTGATGGGGCGAATTATTTCATCACCGCTTTTTGTTTTCAGAAAGACAGTTATGAACTTCAATTGTCGACGTTTTTTGTTTTTGATGAAACGGAATTTCCCAAAAGCCAGGCAGAGGCGCTGCGGTTTCAGCAGCACTCTGCCAATCAGTTTACCCCCTTGCACATGGCCGTCATGACACGCAGCTTACCCGCCATCAAAAGACTGCTCAGCGATGGCTTTTGTGACATTCACGCCCGGGATCGTTCAGGCCGTTCAGCCATAAAAATGGCCTTGGACAGCCATTTTCATGACGCGCTGGGTTTGTTTTTAACCTCACCGGACACTCCTCTTGATGAGTTAAGCGGTTTTATTCGTCAAGCCTATCGAACTAACGAAAACGACATTCTTCAAGCTGCCCTTGCCCATCCAAAGGCCAGGCAGTTAATCGCTTTGTTACTGGAGGCAATTCAAAAGGAAGACCTGCCCTTAATCCAACGCCTGCTGTCACAGACAAAAATGGATGTTAATCAGAGCGTTTCCGGCACCCTGCCCCTCATTGAAGCCCTACAAACCGGCCATGAAGCCATCATACAGACGTTATTTAATCATGGCGCCTCGCTGTTCATGACCTGCGGCCATGCGAACACCCCGTTGAAAGTCGCTTTTCTCAGCCATTCCCGTTGCATGGACATGGTGATTGCCCGCTTAAACGGCAACCTCCACCGCCTTGATGTCACGGGCATGGCAGCCATTCATCATGCGGCCGCGCAGGCCAATGCCCCAGCCTTGCGAAAATTAATCAGTGCAGGGGCGGATGTGCGCCAGGTCACGGCAGACGATAAAACCGTTTTTAAACTGCTTGGCGATTCGCCCTGGGGGATTCCTGAGCAACGGGAATGTTACCGCTTGCTTATCAGTCAGTATCAGTTTGACTTATCGAGTGCGTCTGATCGTCAAATCCTGCAACAGCTGTTGGTGAAACTGGCTCTGTCTTACGATGAACAATTGTATCAACTCCTTCTTCGTCAATGCAGCCCGGAAATCCTGAATAGCCTTCACATTAACGGCCAACCGTTTTTGCATTACCTAATCCACAGCCGCTGTCTTGCACCCTTGGCTCTCCTGCTTGCCCATGGCGCTCAGGTAGACCCTCTCTCTGCGGACGGCAATACCCCCTTGATGGCGCTGATTCAGGCAACCAACCTACCCAACCGGCACAAGGTCATTGCCATGTTCATTGACTTCGACGCAGAAATCACCCTAAAAAACAAACAGGGTCAATGCGCGCTTGAGCTCATGCAGCAAAGCACGGATGAACACATCAGGCAGATGGCAGAGGATGCCCGTTCAGAATCGCCATTGCGTATGGGTTAA
- a CDS encoding polysaccharide deacetylase family protein yields MRTLFIVLCLASSLGFADKEIAITIDDLPLVASRMDTPGNQQRATERFNKIVQALVDNKVPATGFVIAGAIEKGQWAFLEQFRQAGFELGNHTYSHRSLNQIGADRYIADIEKADKILNPLMTKPKYFRYPYLAEGANQTREKVHQYLAEQHYVIAPVTIDSDDFRFNEMVYRVPYRSREAYIQKLKPRYLAYIWNRTLRAEKKAKNKNARQILLLHANVLNSYVLGDIIAMYRKNGYQFITLTQALENPAPELDFSFENAIRKNKGSHFPY; encoded by the coding sequence ATGCGTACGTTATTCATTGTGCTGTGTCTGGCATCCAGCCTGGGTTTTGCTGACAAGGAAATTGCGATTACCATCGATGATTTGCCGCTGGTGGCATCACGAATGGATACTCCAGGCAATCAACAGCGCGCCACGGAGCGTTTTAATAAAATTGTTCAAGCCCTTGTGGACAATAAAGTGCCCGCCACCGGGTTTGTGATTGCCGGCGCCATTGAAAAAGGGCAATGGGCTTTTCTTGAGCAATTTCGTCAGGCCGGTTTTGAGTTGGGTAATCACACCTATTCGCACCGCAGCTTAAATCAGATTGGCGCGGACCGTTACATTGCTGACATCGAAAAAGCCGATAAAATCCTTAACCCGCTCATGACCAAGCCGAAGTATTTCCGCTACCCCTATCTGGCCGAAGGGGCTAACCAAACGCGAGAAAAGGTGCATCAATACCTGGCTGAACAGCATTATGTCATCGCGCCAGTGACCATTGACAGCGATGATTTTCGCTTTAATGAAATGGTTTATCGTGTGCCCTATCGTTCAAGGGAGGCCTACATTCAAAAACTCAAACCCCGTTACTTAGCCTACATCTGGAACCGCACGCTGCGCGCAGAAAAGAAGGCCAAAAACAAAAATGCCAGGCAAATTCTGTTGTTGCATGCCAATGTACTGAACAGTTATGTGCTGGGCGATATCATTGCCATGTACCGGAAAAACGGTTATCAATTCATTACGTTGACGCAGGCTTTAGAAAACCCTGCGCCGGAACTTGATTTCTCATTCGAGAATGCGATTAGAAAAAACAAAGGGAGCCACTTCCCTTATTAA